The Veillonellales bacterium genome contains a region encoding:
- a CDS encoding chemotaxis protein CheW, producing MAKDSIKLVVFTMDTDQTVYEYGIPIEQVQEITRPNKITKLPGMPSFVEGIMNLRKSVIPVVDIKKRFDIGITTAKDTTRIIVVQVNGQKCGLIVDDILEIIPVAAEDMEQTPSFAGGVGSEYIIGIGKVDDRLIIALDMDKILTGSEENELEKIAN from the coding sequence ATGGCGAAAGATAGTATCAAACTGGTTGTGTTTACGATGGACACAGATCAGACTGTGTACGAGTACGGTATTCCCATTGAACAAGTGCAGGAAATTACCCGGCCCAATAAAATTACCAAATTGCCGGGGATGCCTTCCTTTGTCGAAGGAATTATGAATTTGCGCAAAAGCGTGATTCCGGTTGTCGATATCAAAAAAAGATTTGATATTGGCATCACTACGGCGAAGGATACAACCCGGATTATTGTAGTACAGGTAAACGGACAAAAATGCGGGCTCATTGTTGATGATATATTGGAAATTATTCCTGTGGCAGCGGAAGATATGGAACAAACACCGTCGTTTGCAGGAGGAGTAGGCTCCGAATATATTATTGGTATCGGCAAGGTGGATGATCGACTGATTATTGCCCTTGATATGGATAAAATTCTAACCGGAAGTGAAGAAAATGAACTAGAGAAAATTGCTAATTAA